A genomic stretch from Kribbella amoyensis includes:
- a CDS encoding BTAD domain-containing putative transcriptional regulator, which yields MYFEVLGPLVVRTDAGEPVVVPDTKVRTLLLDLLVHRGRPVPADRLIDDLWGAKPPRNAIGTLQARVSQLRTAFERAEPGARSLVRHGAGGYTLDVPEDVVDSNEFERLRGNGELAAALGLWRGPAYADVVDAEFARTARDRLEELRLTTLEDHLELRQTQGDEVLGEVVALVSDHPLRERLRGIQLRALYRAGRQDEALRAFAELRELLADELGADPGPELAAIHEAILRHDPGLSAQPRSTVPMPLDHLIGRDQAMKDAAQFLKTNRLVTLIGPGGVGKTRLAVELATKATAYWVELAGVGAADVVGAVAAVVGVRDDSSDLPARVGQALRSRPGLVVLDNCEHLLDAAADTVRQLLAEVPEMRVLATSREALGLVGERLFEVVPLDDDSAAELFTARAIAAAGVVDDAEAVTAICRQLDGIPLALELAATRVRGLGLANLAAGLDDRFRLLAGGRGVPERQRTLRATLDWSWELLGADERTMLRRLAVHADGFTLEAAAEVGDQPAELVGRLVDRSLVVPTGDRYRLLESVVAYGQERLAEAGETARTRTRHAAYYAALAERAEPQLRGDNQCTWLERLDQESANLRLALQYASPQQALRLVNAAAWYWYLRGRLGEGRRALATALERNPDPSPARAAAMVWQVGFTATAADGSNLTEASESALSSYDEFDEPIGQARALWFLTATQWAYGDPELLMRRIDQAIATFTRAGDKWGLAATLSTRAQLAITHADLPAMRRDGEESLRLFGEIGDGWGRLQAGYALIVAAEITGDYPKATGYLQESLRLAESLGLWTEVSFRTSGLGRIALLTGDYARADELHEAARRIAIEHSNKSAEEYAEVGLGLAARRQGRLDEAEERLGKWLTWLTQVGGIAGVAFVTAQLGFIAEQRGDHERAAELHERGHQAARELGDERAIALALEGLAGAKAAAALSRPDDASAAVFTEAETLLAEAEALLAEAEALRRAVGLPLPPAERFDVDRIAGVISRARRRPSPGCR from the coding sequence GTGTACTTCGAGGTGCTCGGGCCGCTCGTCGTGCGGACCGACGCCGGCGAGCCCGTCGTCGTGCCCGACACCAAGGTCCGCACGTTGCTGCTCGACCTGCTCGTACACCGCGGGCGGCCGGTGCCCGCGGACCGGCTGATCGACGACCTCTGGGGCGCCAAGCCGCCCCGCAACGCGATCGGGACGTTGCAGGCGCGGGTCTCGCAGTTGCGGACCGCGTTCGAGCGGGCCGAGCCGGGTGCGCGGTCGCTGGTCCGTCACGGCGCCGGTGGGTACACGCTGGACGTCCCGGAGGACGTTGTCGACAGCAACGAATTCGAGCGGCTCCGCGGAAACGGCGAGCTCGCGGCCGCCCTCGGGCTGTGGCGGGGACCCGCGTACGCCGATGTGGTGGACGCCGAGTTCGCGAGGACGGCCCGGGATCGGCTGGAGGAGCTGCGGCTGACGACGCTCGAGGATCACCTGGAGCTCCGTCAGACCCAAGGGGACGAGGTCCTCGGCGAGGTGGTCGCGCTGGTCTCGGACCATCCGTTGCGCGAGCGCCTTCGCGGGATCCAGCTGCGCGCGCTCTATCGGGCCGGTCGCCAGGACGAGGCGCTGCGGGCCTTCGCCGAGCTGCGCGAGCTCCTCGCGGACGAGCTCGGCGCGGATCCCGGTCCGGAGCTGGCCGCGATCCACGAGGCGATCCTCCGGCACGATCCCGGTTTGTCGGCTCAGCCGCGTTCGACCGTGCCGATGCCCCTGGATCACCTCATCGGTCGCGACCAGGCAATGAAGGACGCCGCCCAATTCCTCAAGACCAACCGGCTGGTGACCCTGATCGGTCCGGGCGGCGTTGGCAAGACGCGGCTCGCGGTCGAGCTAGCGACCAAGGCGACGGCGTACTGGGTCGAGCTGGCCGGTGTCGGGGCGGCTGACGTGGTGGGCGCTGTCGCTGCGGTGGTCGGGGTACGGGACGACAGCTCGGACCTGCCGGCCCGGGTCGGGCAGGCGTTGCGATCGCGACCCGGTTTGGTTGTCCTCGACAACTGTGAGCACCTGCTCGATGCGGCGGCCGACACCGTACGCCAACTGCTGGCCGAGGTCCCGGAGATGCGGGTGCTGGCCACGAGCCGGGAGGCGCTCGGGCTCGTGGGCGAGCGGCTGTTCGAGGTTGTCCCACTCGACGACGACTCGGCGGCCGAGTTGTTCACCGCTCGCGCGATCGCGGCCGCCGGGGTCGTGGACGACGCCGAGGCGGTCACCGCGATCTGCCGGCAGCTCGACGGGATCCCGCTCGCGCTCGAGCTGGCCGCGACCCGGGTCCGCGGACTCGGGCTGGCGAATCTCGCCGCCGGGCTCGACGACCGGTTCCGCCTGCTCGCCGGCGGTCGGGGCGTACCGGAGCGGCAGCGGACCCTGCGGGCGACGCTCGACTGGAGCTGGGAGTTGCTCGGTGCGGACGAGCGGACGATGTTGCGCCGGCTCGCGGTCCACGCCGACGGCTTCACCCTCGAGGCGGCCGCGGAGGTCGGGGACCAGCCGGCCGAGTTGGTAGGGCGACTTGTCGACAGGTCGCTCGTGGTCCCCACCGGCGACCGGTACCGCCTGCTCGAGTCCGTCGTCGCGTACGGCCAGGAGCGTCTCGCCGAAGCCGGTGAGACCGCCCGGACCAGGACCAGGCACGCGGCGTACTACGCGGCCCTCGCCGAACGCGCCGAGCCCCAACTTCGCGGCGACAACCAGTGCACCTGGCTCGAACGCCTCGACCAGGAGAGCGCCAACCTCCGCCTCGCCCTGCAGTACGCCTCACCACAGCAAGCCCTCCGCCTGGTGAACGCGGCCGCCTGGTACTGGTACCTCCGCGGCCGTCTCGGCGAGGGCCGCCGCGCCCTCGCGACCGCGTTGGAGCGGAACCCGGATCCCAGCCCAGCCCGGGCCGCCGCGATGGTCTGGCAGGTCGGCTTCACCGCCACGGCCGCCGACGGCAGCAACCTCACCGAGGCCAGCGAGAGCGCGCTCAGCTCGTACGACGAGTTCGACGAGCCGATCGGCCAGGCACGAGCACTGTGGTTCCTCACCGCGACGCAATGGGCGTACGGCGATCCGGAGCTGCTGATGCGGCGGATCGACCAGGCGATCGCGACGTTCACCCGGGCGGGCGACAAGTGGGGGCTCGCGGCAACGTTGAGTACCCGGGCCCAGCTCGCGATCACGCACGCGGATCTCCCGGCGATGCGGCGGGACGGTGAGGAGAGCCTGCGACTGTTCGGCGAGATCGGTGACGGCTGGGGACGCCTGCAGGCCGGGTACGCGTTGATCGTCGCGGCCGAGATCACCGGCGACTACCCGAAGGCCACCGGGTACCTGCAGGAGTCGCTGCGCTTGGCGGAGTCGCTGGGACTGTGGACCGAGGTCTCGTTCCGTACCTCGGGTCTCGGCCGGATCGCGTTGCTCACCGGGGACTACGCGCGCGCCGACGAGTTGCACGAGGCGGCTCGGCGGATCGCGATCGAGCACTCGAACAAGTCCGCCGAGGAGTACGCCGAGGTCGGGCTCGGGCTGGCCGCACGACGCCAGGGCCGGCTGGACGAGGCCGAGGAACGGCTGGGGAAGTGGCTGACCTGGCTGACCCAGGTCGGCGGGATCGCGGGAGTCGCCTTCGTCACGGCCCAGCTCGGCTTCATCGCCGAACAACGCGGCGACCACGAACGGGCGGCCGAGCTCCACGAACGCGGCCACCAGGCGGCGCGGGAGCTCGGCGACGAACGCGCGATCGCGCTCGCCCTGGAGGGCCTGGCCGGGGCGAAGGCGGCCGCGGCCCTGTCCCGACCGGACGACGCCTCAGCCGCGGTGTTCACCGAGGCCGAAACCCTGCTGGCCGAGGCCGAGGCTCTGTTGGCCGAGGCGGAAGCGCTCCGGCGGGCGGTCGGTCTCCCGTTGCCGCCCGCGGAGCGGTTCGACGTCGATCGGATCGCCGGGGTTATTTCCCGAGCCAGGCGTCGACCTTCGCCCGGTTGTCGTTGA
- a CDS encoding NAD(P)-dependent oxidoreductase: protein MSTREAVTVIGLGAMGSTMAEVLLAAGHPTTVWNRTPGRADRLVTAGAVEAPTAAEAVAASSLIVISQVDYNAMFDSVADADLTGKVLVNLSSDSPERLRAASTWATDHGATLVTGGIMVPPPGIGQPTAYSFYSGPRDSLDRHSATLEVLGRVEYVGSDPGLAMLFYQAMLNIFWTTLTSYFYSAALIGTAGVDLGSLRGYVATMLTEVTEDGPMGFLNLITTELERGEYPGEQNNLHMQAVGAEHLADTFAQNGLDTTMPGALAALFARADAEGHGRQGLTSVVESIRKPVA from the coding sequence ATGAGTACCCGAGAAGCAGTCACCGTCATCGGCCTCGGCGCCATGGGCTCGACCATGGCGGAGGTCCTGCTCGCCGCCGGCCACCCCACCACCGTCTGGAACCGCACTCCCGGTCGCGCCGACCGCCTGGTCACGGCCGGCGCCGTCGAAGCACCCACCGCGGCCGAGGCGGTCGCGGCGTCCAGCCTGATCGTGATCAGCCAGGTCGACTACAACGCCATGTTCGACTCCGTCGCCGACGCGGACCTGACCGGCAAGGTCCTCGTCAACCTCAGCTCCGACAGCCCTGAACGTCTCCGCGCGGCCAGCACCTGGGCCACGGACCACGGCGCCACCCTCGTCACCGGCGGCATCATGGTCCCGCCGCCCGGTATCGGCCAGCCCACCGCGTACTCGTTCTACAGCGGACCGCGGGACTCGCTCGACCGGCACAGCGCCACGCTGGAGGTGCTCGGCCGGGTCGAGTACGTCGGGTCTGACCCGGGCCTGGCGATGCTCTTCTACCAGGCCATGCTGAACATCTTCTGGACGACACTCACCAGCTACTTCTACTCCGCCGCGCTGATCGGTACAGCGGGCGTCGACCTCGGCAGCCTCCGCGGGTACGTCGCGACGATGCTGACCGAGGTCACCGAGGACGGCCCGATGGGTTTCCTCAACCTGATCACCACCGAGCTCGAGCGCGGCGAGTACCCGGGCGAGCAGAACAACCTGCACATGCAGGCCGTCGGCGCCGAGCACCTGGCCGACACGTTCGCGCAGAACGGTCTGGACACGACGATGCCGGGTGCGCTGGCCGCGCTCTTCGCCCGAGCGGACGCCGAAGGACACGGCCGGCAGGGCCTGACCTCGGTGGTGGAGTCGATCCGGAAGCCGGTCGCCTAG
- a CDS encoding ParA family protein — protein sequence MIIVTAALKGGVGKTTTSVYLAALASSNRRTATLIDADPQGSAADWIEASDDDNLDRIEIAEAPTERLLTKALDKVPPEGIGVVDMPPSHERLLNKALERARIVLIPTRVGGVETPRVKAVLDLVPDETPVGLVICSARTYTRAYQETMQQYASENIPVWGTIPERVSITAGPAGPLAPDGLDSYKKVWRKVLAAARS from the coding sequence ATGATCATCGTGACAGCTGCACTGAAGGGCGGGGTCGGCAAGACAACCACGTCGGTGTACCTCGCCGCGCTGGCATCTTCCAACCGCCGCACAGCCACCCTCATCGACGCTGATCCGCAGGGCAGCGCGGCGGACTGGATCGAGGCGTCCGACGACGACAACCTGGACCGGATCGAGATCGCCGAGGCACCGACCGAGCGGCTGCTCACCAAAGCCCTGGACAAGGTCCCACCCGAGGGCATCGGCGTCGTCGACATGCCGCCGTCGCACGAAAGGCTGCTGAACAAGGCCCTGGAACGCGCCCGCATCGTGCTGATCCCGACCAGGGTCGGCGGCGTCGAAACCCCGCGAGTCAAAGCAGTCCTCGACCTGGTCCCGGACGAAACCCCAGTCGGCCTGGTCATCTGCTCGGCCCGCACCTACACCAGGGCGTACCAGGAAACCATGCAGCAGTACGCCTCCGAGAACATCCCGGTCTGGGGCACCATCCCCGAAAGAGTAAGCATCACCGCCGGCCCAGCAGGCCCCCTCGCCCCAGACGGCCTGGACTCCTACAAAAAAGTCTGGCGAAAAGTCCTGGCCGCAGCCCGAAGCTGA
- a CDS encoding IS110 family transposase yields MESARNTLSEEPLNGVTAGLDWARDDHAVAVVDGRGVECERWTVPNTGPQLRRLVERLQKLGVAEVAIERGDGPVVAALLEAGLTVVVISPNQLRNLRGRYGSAGNKDDRFDAFVLADTLRTDRARLRPLTPDSPATITLRQTCRARKDLVEHRVAVANQLRAHLLINFPGAVGLFNRIDAPISLRFLTRFDCQDRADWLTPTRLAAWLRSTGYCGRTSPAVLHTRLTTAPRGTTGPASTANRHITHALVAVLTCLNTQITTLNDQIATQLAHHTDAHIFTSLPRSGTIRAARLLSELGDCRARYPTPQALTCLAGVAPTTRQSGTQRTVHYRFAADKQLRDAICDFAADSRKTNPWAANLYHQARNRGHTHPHAVRILARAWLHIIWHCWQQHTPYQPTHHHALQRLLTPQTNHPR; encoded by the coding sequence GTGGAGTCTGCCAGAAACACCCTGTCCGAGGAACCACTCAACGGTGTGACCGCCGGTCTGGACTGGGCGCGTGATGATCATGCGGTCGCGGTGGTCGATGGCCGCGGTGTCGAGTGTGAGCGCTGGACGGTTCCCAACACCGGCCCGCAGCTGCGGCGGCTGGTCGAGCGGCTGCAGAAACTGGGCGTGGCCGAGGTAGCGATCGAACGCGGTGACGGCCCGGTCGTGGCGGCACTGCTCGAGGCCGGACTCACCGTGGTGGTGATCAGCCCGAACCAGTTGAGGAACCTGCGCGGCCGGTACGGATCGGCCGGGAACAAAGACGACCGGTTCGACGCGTTCGTGCTGGCCGACACCCTGCGCACCGACCGGGCCCGGCTGCGGCCACTCACCCCTGACAGCCCCGCCACGATCACCCTGCGCCAGACCTGCCGGGCCCGCAAAGACCTGGTCGAACACCGCGTGGCCGTGGCCAACCAGCTACGCGCCCACCTGTTGATCAACTTCCCCGGCGCGGTCGGACTGTTCAACCGGATCGACGCCCCGATCAGCCTGCGGTTCCTGACCCGGTTCGACTGCCAAGACCGCGCCGACTGGCTCACCCCGACCCGGCTGGCCGCCTGGCTCCGCTCGACCGGCTACTGCGGCCGCACCAGCCCCGCCGTCCTGCACACCCGGCTAACCACCGCACCCCGCGGCACCACCGGCCCCGCCAGCACCGCCAACCGCCACATCACCCACGCCCTGGTCGCCGTCCTGACCTGTCTCAACACCCAGATCACCACCCTGAACGACCAGATCGCCACCCAACTCGCCCACCACACCGACGCGCACATCTTCACCAGCCTGCCCCGCTCCGGCACCATCCGCGCCGCCCGCCTACTCAGCGAACTCGGCGACTGCCGCGCCCGCTACCCCACCCCACAAGCCCTGACCTGCCTGGCCGGCGTCGCTCCCACCACCCGCCAATCAGGCACCCAACGCACCGTCCACTACCGCTTCGCCGCCGACAAACAACTCCGCGACGCCATCTGCGACTTCGCCGCCGACTCCCGCAAAACCAACCCCTGGGCCGCCAACCTCTACCACCAAGCCCGCAACCGCGGACACACCCACCCCCACGCCGTCCGCATCCTCGCCCGCGCCTGGCTCCACATCATCTGGCACTGCTGGCAACAACACACCCCCTACCAACCCACCCACCACCACGCACTCCAACGCCTACTCACACCCCAAACCAACCACCCACGTTGA
- a CDS encoding ROK family transcriptional regulator yields the protein MSPRPNPALPLATPAGVEVLTRILTQGPIPRVEIARRAGLSQAAVTKAVAPLIEAGFVTDQPVTARSGEVVEAQLGIGRPVSPLTVIRNSVSVIGLKVTPTALIGVTTDFSAGIITARQQPLPDHSVETVLQRLTDLASELIGTLGDDSGPLIGIGVAVSGDVDAEHGVVRDSPFMGWRDVGVGELLTEKLGVPVVVTNDVRALTVSEHWFGVGVNADSFAVVTIGSGVGCGLYINGEVVSGAHGVSGELGHLPLAPGELVCTCGRRGCVETVASSDAILNRTRETTGRPDLDLSGAIELAHGGDENAREAFDRAGEVIGSALAAMVNLVGPELVVIAGEGVADYDLYEQRMREAFAAHAFGAAGDCRLMLRSHTFNDWARGAAATVIRSYVRGEQPFQR from the coding sequence ATGTCACCGCGCCCGAATCCCGCACTGCCGCTGGCGACGCCGGCCGGGGTCGAGGTGCTGACCAGGATCCTCACCCAGGGCCCGATCCCGCGCGTCGAGATCGCCCGCCGGGCCGGATTGTCGCAGGCCGCGGTGACGAAGGCGGTCGCACCGCTGATCGAGGCCGGGTTCGTCACCGATCAGCCGGTCACGGCGCGGTCCGGTGAAGTGGTGGAGGCGCAGCTGGGGATCGGCCGGCCGGTGAGCCCGCTGACCGTGATCCGGAACAGCGTCTCGGTGATCGGGCTGAAGGTGACACCGACCGCGCTGATCGGCGTGACCACGGACTTCAGCGCCGGCATCATCACGGCACGCCAGCAACCACTCCCGGATCACTCGGTCGAGACAGTGCTGCAGCGACTGACCGATCTCGCGAGCGAACTGATCGGCACACTGGGCGACGATTCAGGTCCGCTGATCGGCATCGGCGTCGCGGTCTCGGGGGATGTGGACGCGGAGCACGGCGTCGTCCGGGACTCGCCGTTCATGGGCTGGCGGGACGTCGGAGTGGGCGAGCTGCTGACCGAGAAGCTCGGCGTACCGGTCGTGGTGACGAACGACGTGCGCGCGCTGACGGTGTCGGAGCACTGGTTCGGCGTCGGGGTGAACGCGGACTCGTTCGCGGTGGTGACGATCGGGTCGGGCGTGGGCTGCGGGCTGTACATCAACGGCGAGGTGGTGTCCGGGGCGCACGGCGTCTCGGGCGAACTCGGCCATCTGCCGCTGGCGCCTGGTGAGTTGGTGTGTACGTGCGGCCGACGTGGATGCGTCGAAACGGTGGCGTCCTCGGACGCGATCCTCAACCGCACCCGGGAAACCACCGGCCGGCCCGACCTGGATCTGTCCGGCGCGATCGAGCTGGCGCACGGCGGCGACGAGAACGCCCGCGAAGCCTTCGACCGAGCCGGCGAGGTGATCGGGTCCGCCCTCGCCGCGATGGTGAATCTGGTCGGCCCGGAGCTGGTGGTCATCGCCGGCGAAGGCGTGGCCGACTACGACCTGTACGAACAAAGAATGCGAGAAGCCTTCGCAGCCCACGCCTTCGGGGCGGCCGGAGACTGCCGCCTCATGCTCCGCTCCCACACCTTCAACGATTGGGCCCGCGGCGCAGCAGCAACAGTCATCCGCTCGTACGTCCGCGGCGAACAACCATTTCAGAGATAA
- a CDS encoding oxygenase MpaB family protein: MAASSAQPTEGLLDPVRDGLAKMIMTKVAGPDPRAERHRVHNTPGPRWFAPDRPIRRVHGDASMFTGGLRALLLQSLHPLAMAAVSAHSGYRGDPWGRLRRTSYFLAITTYGAAADAEEAVARVRGVHQRVRGTSPDGTPYRAGDPHLLKWVHLAEVDSFLAAHQQYGADPLDSAEQDAYVEDTALVARALGVVDPPTTLVDLRQMLDAYKPELRGTTEARQAARFILVHPPVPWAARPAYGVLTAAAVRLLPWWTRWPLRLPYLPLAEATVVRAAGDGLTRTIRWALTSPTLGHIDISTP, from the coding sequence ATGGCCGCCTCCAGTGCGCAACCCACCGAAGGCCTGCTCGACCCGGTCCGGGACGGGCTCGCCAAGATGATCATGACCAAGGTCGCCGGCCCGGATCCGCGGGCCGAACGGCACCGGGTGCACAACACCCCGGGGCCACGCTGGTTCGCGCCCGACCGCCCGATCCGCCGGGTCCACGGCGACGCGTCGATGTTCACCGGCGGACTCCGCGCGCTCCTGCTCCAGTCGCTCCACCCGCTCGCGATGGCGGCCGTGTCCGCCCATTCCGGCTACCGCGGTGACCCGTGGGGCCGATTGCGCCGTACGAGCTACTTCCTCGCGATCACCACGTACGGCGCTGCCGCCGACGCGGAGGAGGCCGTTGCCCGGGTCCGTGGGGTCCACCAGCGCGTCCGCGGGACCAGCCCGGACGGTACGCCGTACCGCGCGGGTGACCCGCATCTGCTGAAGTGGGTGCACCTGGCCGAGGTGGACAGCTTCCTGGCCGCGCACCAGCAGTACGGGGCGGACCCACTCGACTCGGCCGAGCAGGACGCGTACGTCGAGGACACGGCGCTGGTGGCTCGCGCGTTGGGCGTCGTGGATCCACCGACGACGCTCGTGGACCTGCGGCAGATGCTGGACGCGTACAAGCCGGAGCTGCGCGGGACCACCGAGGCACGGCAGGCGGCGCGGTTCATCCTGGTCCACCCACCGGTCCCGTGGGCCGCGCGACCGGCGTACGGGGTGTTGACGGCGGCCGCGGTCCGGCTGCTGCCCTGGTGGACGCGTTGGCCGTTGCGGTTGCCGTACCTGCCGTTGGCGGAGGCCACCGTGGTCCGCGCGGCCGGGGACGGGCTGACTCGGACCATCCGGTGGGCGTTGACCTCGCCGACGCTGGGTCATATCGACATATCCACACCCTGA
- a CDS encoding GNAT family N-acetyltransferase — MRPLTGDGTRLREVRSEDLDAYLAVVGDDRVTSWLSFDSYDPDRARTSLASIVDRSAQEDRPDYLLAVTRLDDDRMIGFVRLGPTGVQAAHLGYAIAFDHWGHGYATDAARTLLRFAFEELGLHRVSAAIGPENQGSVKVAERLGFSYEGRIRDHVFTNGTWRDSLLFSILVTEWTTA, encoded by the coding sequence GTGAGGCCGCTCACCGGTGACGGCACCAGGCTGCGCGAGGTCCGGTCCGAGGACCTCGACGCCTATCTGGCCGTCGTCGGTGACGACCGGGTCACCAGCTGGCTGTCCTTCGACAGCTACGACCCGGACCGGGCCCGGACCAGTCTGGCGAGCATCGTCGACCGGTCGGCCCAGGAGGACCGCCCCGACTATCTGCTCGCCGTCACCCGCCTTGACGACGACCGGATGATCGGGTTCGTCCGGCTCGGCCCGACCGGTGTCCAGGCCGCCCACCTCGGGTACGCGATCGCCTTCGACCACTGGGGCCACGGGTACGCGACCGACGCGGCGCGGACGCTGCTCCGGTTCGCCTTCGAGGAGCTCGGCCTGCACCGGGTCAGCGCCGCGATCGGCCCGGAGAACCAGGGGTCCGTCAAGGTCGCCGAGCGGCTCGGCTTCAGCTACGAGGGCCGGATCCGGGACCACGTCTTCACCAACGGCACCTGGCGCGACTCGCTGCTGTTCTCGATCCTCGTCACCGAGTGGACGACCGCCTGA
- a CDS encoding XRE family transcriptional regulator: MASRFAPKTVLAHLIQRRNQTYSEIVAEFVELGGTITERHLRRLASGERAGTTPQTRRTLQRMFGKPVEELLAPYVAEQAAQVVPAPAASGRITTGTEMEVLDMAASRARAFALAAQSGLGSEAMEQVYDDVRHVATAYPQRPLPEILGQLVETQDLVFALLESRQRPEHLRQLYFLGGVTGGLLSKASHDLGNPHAAMTQARTAFLCADNADHNGLRAWVRGLQSLVSYWAGNPHDSVRYAQLGAGYAEQANSTTSVWLPVSEARAWAALGNSDATRAALERAEEAWTSVRSDELDEMGGLCTFGRNRQLYYAADALAWLPGEVDTAERYSSQAVDAYTDQSHPEWAFGDAAGSHAAMAITRIVSGELDGAADAIAPVLTLPTERRINGVVHSARRVHQALRQSGRAEDARELQEEIESFTRTPMQTFPR; this comes from the coding sequence ATGGCGAGTAGGTTCGCGCCAAAGACGGTCCTGGCGCACCTGATCCAGCGCCGGAACCAGACCTACTCCGAGATCGTCGCCGAGTTCGTCGAGCTGGGTGGAACCATCACCGAGCGGCACCTGCGGCGGCTCGCATCGGGCGAGCGCGCAGGCACCACTCCTCAGACCCGGCGCACCCTGCAACGCATGTTCGGCAAGCCGGTCGAGGAGCTCCTCGCGCCGTACGTCGCCGAACAGGCCGCCCAGGTGGTGCCGGCACCTGCCGCGAGTGGACGGATCACGACAGGTACTGAGATGGAGGTTCTCGACATGGCTGCCAGCCGAGCACGGGCGTTCGCCCTCGCGGCCCAGTCCGGTCTCGGAAGCGAGGCCATGGAACAGGTGTACGACGACGTCCGGCACGTCGCCACGGCCTACCCGCAGCGCCCGCTGCCGGAGATCCTCGGCCAGCTGGTCGAGACCCAGGATCTGGTCTTCGCCCTGCTGGAGAGCCGGCAACGCCCCGAGCACCTGCGGCAGCTGTACTTCCTCGGTGGTGTCACCGGTGGTCTGCTCAGCAAGGCGTCGCACGACCTCGGCAACCCGCACGCCGCGATGACGCAGGCGCGGACCGCGTTCCTGTGCGCCGACAACGCCGACCACAACGGCCTGCGCGCCTGGGTCCGCGGTCTGCAGTCCCTGGTCTCGTACTGGGCCGGCAACCCGCACGACTCGGTCCGGTACGCCCAGCTCGGCGCCGGGTACGCCGAGCAGGCGAACAGCACCACCAGCGTCTGGCTCCCGGTGAGCGAGGCGCGGGCGTGGGCCGCGCTGGGCAACTCCGACGCCACCCGGGCCGCCCTCGAGCGGGCCGAGGAGGCGTGGACCTCGGTGCGCTCCGACGAGCTCGACGAGATGGGTGGCCTGTGCACCTTCGGCCGCAACCGGCAGCTGTACTACGCGGCCGACGCGCTCGCCTGGTTGCCCGGCGAGGTGGACACCGCCGAGCGGTACTCCAGCCAGGCCGTCGACGCGTACACGGACCAGTCGCACCCCGAGTGGGCCTTCGGCGACGCCGCCGGCAGCCACGCCGCGATGGCGATCACCCGGATCGTCAGCGGTGAGCTGGACGGGGCCGCGGACGCGATCGCGCCGGTGCTGACGCTGCCGACCGAGCGCCGGATCAACGGCGTGGTGCACTCCGCCCGCCGGGTCCACCAGGCGCTGCGGCAGTCCGGCCGGGCCGAGGACGCCCGGGAACTGCAGGAGGAGATCGAGAGCTTCACCCGGACGCCGATGCAGACGTTCCCGCGGTGA
- a CDS encoding GNAT family N-acetyltransferase — MREVDCVGALIRDDRQRVYVQRRSATRRLLPGIWDIVGGHVEAGETPEQTLAREVEEETGWKVREILAPIADWEWEYEGRVRRELDYLITVDGDLTRPWLEEGKHDANAWVGPDDLELLMVGRTDGDRRLRDIVAATVRTRLTERLRLEPVTGPGEVHTGHAEDLVRVFADPWVAQWYGEPWSAAQAVRRAAAMQRGWEEDGASKWMAYERDGGSLVGRGGLSRIPAGSSVADRIADLLRTAPTGGEAVAAEWTAGRVEVGWSLVTEARGRGLATEIGRAGLAYAFETLGVASVIAFTERHNAASRAVMERLGMTEVGEIAAEGLAEGSAELRPDAPFAVYLADQNRT; from the coding sequence ATGCGTGAGGTGGATTGTGTCGGGGCGCTGATCCGGGACGACCGGCAGCGGGTGTACGTCCAGCGGCGGAGCGCGACCCGGCGGTTGCTGCCGGGAATCTGGGACATCGTCGGCGGCCATGTCGAAGCCGGCGAGACGCCCGAACAGACGCTCGCCCGCGAGGTCGAGGAGGAGACGGGGTGGAAGGTCCGCGAGATCCTGGCCCCGATCGCCGACTGGGAGTGGGAGTACGAGGGCCGCGTCCGCCGTGAACTCGACTACCTGATCACCGTCGACGGCGATCTCACCCGGCCCTGGCTGGAGGAGGGCAAGCACGACGCGAACGCCTGGGTCGGGCCGGACGACCTGGAGCTGCTGATGGTCGGCCGGACCGACGGGGACCGCCGCCTCCGCGACATAGTGGCCGCCACGGTCCGGACCAGGCTCACCGAACGCCTCCGCCTCGAACCGGTCACCGGACCAGGCGAGGTCCACACCGGACATGCGGAGGACCTGGTCCGGGTTTTCGCGGACCCGTGGGTGGCGCAGTGGTACGGCGAACCGTGGTCAGCCGCCCAAGCCGTACGCCGTGCCGCAGCGATGCAGCGTGGTTGGGAAGAGGACGGCGCGAGCAAGTGGATGGCGTACGAGCGGGACGGTGGCTCCCTGGTCGGGCGCGGCGGGCTCTCGCGGATCCCGGCCGGCTCCTCGGTCGCCGACCGCATCGCGGATCTGCTCCGGACCGCGCCCACCGGTGGGGAGGCGGTTGCGGCCGAGTGGACCGCTGGGCGGGTCGAGGTCGGGTGGTCCTTGGTCACCGAGGCGCGCGGACGCGGGTTGGCGACCGAGATCGGGCGGGCCGGGCTGGCGTACGCCTTCGAGACGCTCGGGGTCGCGTCGGTGATCGCTTTCACCGAGCGGCACAACGCGGCCTCGCGGGCGGTGATGGAGCGGCTCGGCATGACCGAAGTCGGCGAGATCGCCGCCGAGGGCCTGGCCGAGGGGTCCGCGGAACTCCGCCCGGACGCGCCGTTCGCCGTCTACCTGGCGGACCAGAACCGGACCTGA